One Streptomyces fagopyri DNA window includes the following coding sequences:
- a CDS encoding TetR/AcrR family transcriptional regulator, which translates to MRGTETGDGTGRRVSEARERLLRTAGRLFYAEGINTVGVDRLVAEAKVTNATFYRHFRSKEELAVAYLAGVDQAIRAQIDSLMNADVPADGILRGIGASLVEQIRSTGYRGCAFLNAAAEFPAPDHPVHRAVVQHREWFLQTITGLFAEIAATQAEHAGRHFVMLRDGAMSAGYLGDPVLAGETLLRGVEGLLRIHTARGLDERSPSAPGEETSATAAVSDIECSPPTA; encoded by the coding sequence ATGAGAGGGACGGAAACCGGCGATGGCACCGGCAGGCGAGTCTCCGAGGCCCGGGAGCGGCTCCTGAGGACCGCCGGGCGGCTCTTCTACGCCGAGGGCATCAACACGGTGGGCGTGGACCGTCTGGTTGCCGAGGCGAAGGTCACCAACGCCACCTTCTACCGTCACTTCCGCAGCAAAGAAGAGCTTGCCGTCGCCTACCTCGCAGGCGTCGATCAGGCGATCCGCGCCCAGATCGACTCCTTGATGAACGCGGATGTGCCGGCCGACGGCATCCTGCGCGGCATCGGCGCGTCCCTGGTCGAGCAGATCCGCTCGACCGGTTACCGCGGGTGCGCGTTCCTCAACGCGGCGGCGGAATTCCCCGCTCCCGACCACCCGGTCCACCGAGCCGTCGTACAACACCGCGAGTGGTTCCTGCAGACAATCACCGGCCTGTTCGCCGAGATTGCGGCCACGCAGGCCGAGCACGCCGGGCGGCACTTCGTGATGCTGCGGGACGGCGCAATGAGCGCCGGCTACCTCGGCGACCCGGTCCTGGCCGGCGAGACCTTGCTGCGCGGCGTCGAAGGACTGCTGCGAATCCACACCGCTCGTGGACTCGACGAGCGTTCCCCCTCCGCACCCGGCGAGGAGACCTCGGCGACCGCCGCGGTCTCCGACATCGAGTGCTCGCCGCCCA